In Pseudomonas asiatica, the following are encoded in one genomic region:
- a CDS encoding LysR family transcriptional regulator, which translates to MDLRDLTYFETIARTGHLGKAAELLHKSQPALSKSIQRLEEALGAQLFRREGRRIRLTEVGELLLQRGRQLQLSIAETEREVRDFASGQIGTIRLGCSASMAEHLLPQLASFLLERAPELRLKLSIGQDDILRESLSSGRLDAIICPLNAGDPHLLTFPILQDEAVVVASADHPVFSSLISIAALCQYRWVLPGDAVASRRWIDEAFRSHQLPAPTVQIEANAVSLLPRLIAKTQLLSFLARETLVSGRWQSTLREVPIQETTMTRTVAVSVRAEAYLAPAVRLMVELLKADGKRFFTEI; encoded by the coding sequence ATGGATCTTAGGGACCTCACTTACTTCGAGACCATTGCCCGAACGGGTCATCTCGGTAAAGCTGCAGAGTTGTTGCACAAAAGTCAGCCTGCGCTCAGCAAAAGCATTCAGCGTCTCGAAGAGGCTTTAGGCGCGCAGCTTTTCAGACGAGAAGGCAGGAGAATAAGGCTCACTGAGGTTGGCGAGCTCCTTCTCCAGCGCGGGCGGCAGTTACAACTGAGCATTGCGGAGACCGAGCGCGAAGTACGAGACTTTGCGAGCGGGCAAATCGGGACTATACGCCTGGGCTGTTCCGCGAGCATGGCCGAGCACCTCCTTCCGCAGTTGGCATCCTTCTTGTTGGAGCGCGCTCCCGAGCTGCGATTGAAGCTCTCGATCGGCCAAGATGACATTCTCAGGGAGTCCCTGAGCTCCGGCCGCCTGGATGCGATTATTTGCCCTTTGAATGCTGGTGATCCCCATCTGCTCACCTTCCCGATTCTTCAAGATGAAGCTGTCGTCGTGGCCAGCGCAGATCATCCCGTCTTCTCTTCTCTTATCAGCATCGCAGCGCTATGCCAATACCGCTGGGTTCTGCCTGGTGATGCAGTCGCCTCCAGACGCTGGATCGACGAGGCATTCAGGTCACATCAGTTGCCTGCTCCTACGGTGCAGATTGAAGCAAATGCCGTTTCATTGTTGCCGAGGCTGATAGCCAAGACGCAATTACTGAGCTTTCTGGCCCGGGAAACGTTAGTGTCTGGACGTTGGCAATCCACTCTAAGAGAGGTCCCTATTCAAGAGACGACGATGACTCGGACCGTCGCGGTTTCAGTGCGAGCGGAGGCCTATCTGGCACCGGCTGTGCGACTGATGGTCGAGTTGCTGAAGGCTGACGGAAAGCGATTTTTCACAGAGATCTGA
- the pcaF gene encoding 3-oxoadipyl-CoA thiolase, translating to MSRDVFICDAVRTPIGRLNGVLSAVRADDLAAIPLKALIERNPGIDWAAVDEVFMGCANQSGEDNRNVARMALLLAGLSPSVPGVTLNRLCASGLEAIGAAFRAIANGEMELAVAAGVESMTRAPYVMGKADGPFGRTQKLEDTTLGWRFINPAMESAYGVDSMPMTGDKVAQQYGISREDQDAMALRSQIRAASAIERGFYAEEIVPVIIPGKKGETVVVCDEHPRPETTAEALAKLKPVNGPYCTVTAGNASGLNDGASAMILASADAVDKFGLKPRARVLGMASAGVLPEVMGIGPVPAVRKLLQRLNMTIDAFDVIELNEAFAAQGLAVMRELGLPDDSERVNPNGGAIALGHPLGMSGNRLVLTAVHQLEKTGGRFGVATMCVGVGQGLALAFERIDAVT from the coding sequence ATGAGTCGCGATGTCTTCATCTGTGATGCAGTACGCACCCCGATTGGCCGTCTGAATGGTGTCCTTTCTGCAGTGAGGGCGGATGACCTTGCTGCTATCCCACTCAAAGCGTTGATTGAGCGCAATCCAGGTATCGATTGGGCCGCCGTGGACGAAGTCTTCATGGGGTGCGCCAACCAGTCAGGTGAAGACAATCGCAACGTGGCACGCATGGCGCTTTTACTCGCTGGGCTCTCTCCTTCGGTACCTGGTGTGACGTTGAATCGGCTGTGCGCATCCGGTCTGGAAGCTATTGGTGCGGCTTTCAGGGCGATTGCTAATGGGGAAATGGAATTGGCCGTTGCCGCAGGTGTTGAGTCGATGACTCGTGCACCCTACGTCATGGGAAAAGCTGACGGCCCGTTTGGGCGTACGCAGAAACTTGAAGACACGACGCTCGGTTGGCGCTTCATCAATCCGGCAATGGAAAGCGCGTACGGTGTCGATAGTATGCCGATGACCGGTGACAAAGTTGCCCAGCAGTACGGCATTTCTCGTGAGGATCAGGACGCCATGGCTCTGCGTAGTCAAATACGAGCTGCTAGCGCGATCGAGCGCGGGTTTTATGCTGAAGAGATTGTTCCCGTCATCATTCCCGGCAAAAAGGGCGAAACCGTTGTGGTGTGTGATGAGCACCCCCGTCCTGAAACCACTGCAGAAGCGCTGGCCAAACTCAAACCGGTAAATGGTCCTTATTGCACGGTAACTGCTGGCAACGCTTCAGGCCTGAATGACGGCGCCAGCGCGATGATCCTCGCTAGTGCTGATGCGGTAGACAAGTTCGGTCTAAAACCTCGTGCCCGGGTCCTTGGAATGGCCAGCGCCGGTGTTTTGCCTGAAGTAATGGGAATTGGTCCAGTCCCTGCTGTGCGAAAACTTCTGCAACGGCTGAACATGACAATTGATGCTTTCGACGTCATTGAGCTCAATGAAGCGTTCGCAGCGCAAGGATTGGCAGTGATGCGCGAGCTCGGTTTGCCAGATGACAGTGAGCGAGTGAACCCCAACGGTGGAGCTATAGCGCTGGGTCATCCTTTGGGGATGAGCGGAAATCGACTGGTCTTGACAGCGGTGCACCAGCTCGAGAAGACGGGGGGACGCTTTGGTGTGGCCACGATGTGCGTGGGGGTGGGACAAGGCTTGGCGCTGGCCTTCGAACGTATCGACGCTGTCACCTAG
- a CDS encoding LysR family transcriptional regulator, which yields MKKLDIASVDLNLFKVFEALYEEGGAGRAAIRLGITQSAVSAALSRLRAVFGDHLFERTGRGLKPTAKSEELRPIVAAALDKCRQGLMLALHDDAAIHGRAIALGMSDDFELAIGRLLIDKVREQAPGIRLVFKQTHSLLASDALMNRQFDLALTSGAVASKTLGRLALATGDYTCLTAARADATLLTPGSYLEKRHILVSSGGYVGVVDEVLAAQSLNRTVEASTTHFAALPALLQHSDCVATLPTHAAKALASVSNVQCHPCPINLPRYSIELGWRIDNARDPAIGLIITLIREVIAQLPGVVVVG from the coding sequence ATGAAAAAGCTGGACATCGCCTCTGTGGACCTGAACCTCTTCAAGGTTTTCGAAGCCTTGTATGAGGAAGGAGGCGCGGGCCGCGCCGCCATTCGCCTGGGCATTACCCAATCAGCGGTGAGCGCTGCTCTATCCAGACTACGGGCAGTGTTCGGTGACCACTTGTTCGAACGGACAGGACGAGGCCTTAAACCCACCGCAAAAAGCGAGGAATTGCGCCCTATCGTGGCCGCCGCGCTGGACAAGTGTCGTCAGGGGCTGATGTTGGCACTCCATGACGATGCGGCGATTCACGGGCGCGCCATTGCACTGGGCATGTCGGATGACTTCGAACTGGCAATTGGCAGGCTGTTGATCGACAAAGTCCGGGAACAGGCGCCTGGTATCCGCCTAGTGTTCAAGCAAACCCACAGCTTGCTGGCAAGCGATGCTTTGATGAACCGGCAATTTGATCTTGCCTTGACATCGGGCGCCGTGGCCTCGAAGACGCTGGGGCGGCTGGCGCTTGCAACGGGTGACTACACCTGCCTTACTGCGGCCCGTGCTGACGCCACCCTGCTGACACCCGGGTCTTACCTTGAAAAGCGCCACATTCTGGTTTCATCGGGCGGCTATGTGGGCGTGGTTGATGAGGTGCTAGCTGCGCAGTCGCTGAATCGCACAGTGGAGGCTTCAACCACTCATTTCGCCGCGCTTCCCGCGCTTCTGCAGCACAGCGACTGCGTGGCCACCTTGCCGACCCATGCCGCCAAAGCCTTGGCCAGCGTCAGCAACGTCCAATGCCACCCATGCCCAATCAACCTTCCGCGCTACTCAATAGAACTGGGATGGCGAATCGACAATGCGCGTGATCCTGCCATTGGCTTGATCATTACCTTGATTCGTGAAGTCATCGCCCAATTGCCTGGTGTCGTGGTCGTCGGTTGA
- a CDS encoding carbon-nitrogen hydrolase family protein, with protein sequence MSRITVAALQVGSHPLGKAQTLKSIIEYEAKIKSSGAKLVVLPEAILGGYPKGQIFGTFLGYRLPEGRETFQAYFENAIDVPGAETDELAALSERTGAHLVVGVIERSGNTLFCSALFFSPEGGLIAKHRKLMPTGTERLIWGQGDGSTLPVVDSPAGKLGTAICWENHMPLLRTAMYAKGVQVWCAPTVDERDVWLASMRHIAHEGRMFLVSACQVQKSPLELGIEVPAWDPDRPLIQGNSVIVGPLGDVLAGPLRGEEGLLTAEIDLDELVRARYDFDVVGHYSRPDVFSLSVDERARPGVDFFK encoded by the coding sequence ATGTCCCGTATCACCGTTGCAGCGCTACAGGTTGGCTCCCATCCACTCGGAAAGGCCCAGACGCTGAAATCCATCATCGAGTATGAGGCCAAGATAAAGTCGAGCGGGGCGAAACTGGTCGTATTGCCCGAGGCGATCCTAGGCGGGTACCCAAAAGGGCAGATATTCGGCACTTTCCTGGGATATCGCTTGCCGGAGGGGCGTGAGACATTCCAAGCCTATTTCGAGAATGCTATTGATGTCCCCGGCGCGGAGACAGACGAGCTCGCTGCATTGTCCGAACGCACGGGAGCTCACCTGGTCGTCGGGGTGATCGAGCGTTCTGGTAACACGCTGTTCTGTTCCGCGCTGTTCTTCTCACCAGAGGGTGGACTCATCGCCAAGCACCGCAAGTTGATGCCAACGGGTACTGAGCGTCTCATCTGGGGGCAGGGTGACGGCTCGACATTACCTGTTGTCGATTCACCAGCCGGCAAGCTCGGCACGGCGATCTGCTGGGAAAACCACATGCCGTTGTTACGCACTGCGATGTACGCCAAAGGCGTGCAGGTATGGTGCGCGCCGACAGTCGATGAGCGTGACGTCTGGCTGGCCAGCATGCGGCATATCGCTCATGAGGGGCGGATGTTTTTGGTTAGTGCATGTCAGGTGCAGAAATCGCCACTCGAACTGGGTATCGAGGTACCAGCCTGGGATCCTGACCGTCCCCTGATTCAGGGCAACAGTGTCATCGTCGGGCCGCTGGGTGATGTACTCGCCGGTCCACTGCGTGGTGAAGAGGGATTACTGACGGCAGAAATCGATCTTGATGAGTTGGTGCGTGCTCGCTACGACTTCGATGTGGTTGGCCACTATTCGCGGCCCGATGTGTTTTCACTGAGCGTCGATGAGCGCGCCAGGCCGGGTGTCGACTTTTTCAAGTGA
- a CDS encoding alpha/beta fold hydrolase: MKKISHFIMGASLTLAASIAMASSSAATNAVQQEMVRYDNVQIEVNSQGKGPIIVMLPSLGRSGRDYDQVANYLQQDGFRVVRPEPRGIGQSKGPMEKLSVHDFARDIAAVVEHEKQGPVVVVGHAWGNFPARQLAADRPDLVRGVVLAAASAGKVPPGSTEKPINAEMRQAIDGAGDMSLSEEQRLVYLRKAFFAPGNDPRVWLGGWHDETHEAQSHARNTTPVDDYFAAGKAPILDLQGESDTVAPRRFSGVLQSMLGDRVQVVVLKNAGHAMAPEQPKAMADAIATFAKAQYAH, translated from the coding sequence ATGAAAAAGATTTCTCACTTCATCATGGGTGCGTCCCTGACGCTGGCTGCCTCCATCGCCATGGCTAGCAGCTCTGCCGCAACGAATGCAGTGCAACAGGAAATGGTGCGGTACGACAACGTCCAGATCGAGGTCAACTCCCAAGGTAAGGGTCCTATCATCGTGATGCTTCCCTCGCTGGGACGCTCGGGTCGTGACTATGACCAAGTGGCAAATTACCTGCAGCAAGATGGGTTCAGGGTGGTGCGCCCTGAACCCCGCGGCATAGGCCAAAGCAAAGGCCCGATGGAAAAGCTCTCAGTCCATGACTTTGCCCGCGATATCGCTGCAGTTGTCGAGCACGAGAAACAAGGGCCGGTAGTAGTGGTTGGGCACGCCTGGGGTAACTTCCCGGCTCGACAACTGGCGGCCGACAGGCCCGACCTGGTGCGCGGCGTGGTGCTCGCAGCGGCTTCTGCCGGCAAGGTTCCACCCGGATCGACTGAGAAGCCCATCAACGCCGAAATGCGTCAGGCAATCGATGGGGCCGGTGACATGTCTCTGTCCGAAGAGCAACGTCTGGTCTACCTGCGCAAAGCATTCTTCGCCCCCGGCAACGACCCCCGTGTATGGCTTGGCGGATGGCACGACGAAACGCATGAAGCACAGTCCCATGCACGCAATACCACACCGGTCGATGACTACTTCGCCGCTGGCAAGGCCCCGATCCTCGACCTGCAGGGTGAATCCGACACAGTAGCCCCACGCAGGTTCTCAGGCGTTCTGCAAAGCATGCTGGGCGATCGCGTTCAGGTGGTGGTGCTCAAAAACGCCGGACATGCGATGGCGCCTGAGCAACCGAAGGCAATGGCCGACGCTATTGCGACGTTTGCCAAAGCTCAGTACGCGCATTGA
- a CDS encoding molybdate ABC transporter substrate-binding protein yields MKKTRSAPLLLSTGLAGLLTLSAGVEASELKIIASGALKGAMAQLQPAYEKASGNTLSISWGPSMGDSPESIPQRIKHKEPMDLAIMASETLDLLGPTGAFDMSTRREIADSRIGIGVPKGHPHLDVSTVSALRAALLSSDKIAYSQGASGVYIRTELFARLGITDSVKHKTVEIQGKELVGTALARGDADIGMQQISELKVTPGVDYLGPLPEEVQKVSRFYAAVASTTSNTKVAREFLEYLNSAEAHKLLEESGLEPAPSLTAQGKKQ; encoded by the coding sequence ATGAAAAAAACAAGATCTGCTCCGCTACTGCTCTCGACTGGCCTCGCCGGTCTTCTGACCCTCTCTGCCGGCGTTGAAGCATCCGAGCTCAAGATAATCGCGAGCGGTGCGCTGAAGGGGGCCATGGCCCAACTACAGCCAGCGTACGAGAAAGCCAGTGGCAACACACTCAGCATTAGTTGGGGACCTTCGATGGGAGACTCTCCTGAGTCCATCCCCCAGCGAATCAAACACAAGGAGCCTATGGACTTGGCCATCATGGCCAGCGAGACCCTGGATCTACTGGGACCTACAGGTGCTTTCGACATGAGCACTCGCCGAGAAATCGCCGACTCCCGTATCGGCATAGGCGTACCAAAAGGTCATCCTCACCTGGATGTGTCCACCGTGTCCGCTCTGCGTGCCGCGCTACTCAGCTCTGACAAAATCGCATATTCCCAAGGCGCTAGTGGTGTCTACATCCGGACAGAGCTGTTTGCTCGCTTGGGCATCACCGATTCGGTCAAGCACAAAACAGTCGAGATTCAAGGCAAGGAACTGGTGGGCACTGCGCTTGCTCGCGGCGACGCGGACATCGGCATGCAGCAGATCAGCGAACTGAAGGTAACCCCTGGCGTGGATTACCTAGGCCCGCTTCCCGAGGAGGTACAGAAAGTCAGCCGGTTTTATGCGGCCGTGGCCAGTACCACTTCTAACACCAAGGTTGCACGTGAGTTCCTTGAATACCTCAACAGTGCCGAAGCTCACAAATTGCTTGAGGAAAGCGGCCTTGAACCTGCCCCATCACTTACTGCCCAAGGAAAAAAACAATGA
- a CDS encoding SMP-30/gluconolactonase/LRE family protein: MDDRDWRPSTRVPDPAVRELDPRFAHYRLAHAKVERLGGGMRWAEGPAWFADGRYVLLTDLPNDRIMRWDEATGVLGVFRQPANQANGMTRDRQGRLLVCEHGGRQVTRTEYDGSITVLASHFEGKPLNSPNDIVVKSDDSIWFTDPPFGLVSDYMGRQGEAALPANVYCLTPDGKLHCVAENVEGPNGLAFSPDEKILYLVESRARPRRIVAYSVDDQNQLSERRELIDAGHGLPDGIRVDVDGNLWCGWGAPEPGLDGVRVFAPDGTPIGHIDLPERCANLCFGGPRRNRLLMASTTSLYSLFVNTRGA, translated from the coding sequence ATGGACGATAGAGATTGGCGTCCAAGCACCCGTGTGCCTGATCCGGCCGTACGGGAGCTTGACCCACGCTTTGCACATTACCGCCTCGCCCACGCAAAAGTGGAACGCTTGGGTGGGGGAATGCGGTGGGCTGAGGGGCCGGCTTGGTTCGCAGATGGCCGGTATGTGCTGCTCACCGATCTGCCCAACGACCGCATCATGCGGTGGGATGAAGCCACCGGTGTCCTCGGCGTGTTTCGCCAACCGGCCAATCAGGCCAATGGGATGACGCGTGATCGCCAAGGCCGCCTGCTGGTGTGTGAACACGGTGGTCGACAAGTCACACGCACGGAATACGACGGCAGCATCACCGTTCTGGCGAGTCACTTTGAAGGCAAGCCACTCAACTCTCCAAACGACATCGTGGTGAAGTCGGACGACAGTATCTGGTTCACCGATCCGCCCTTTGGCTTGGTCAGTGACTACATGGGCCGTCAAGGCGAAGCAGCGCTGCCGGCTAACGTTTACTGCCTAACGCCGGACGGAAAGCTTCACTGCGTTGCCGAAAATGTCGAAGGTCCTAACGGACTCGCATTCTCACCCGACGAGAAAATCCTCTACTTGGTCGAGTCGAGAGCTCGCCCACGCCGCATCGTCGCATACAGCGTCGATGACCAGAACCAGCTCAGCGAGCGCAGGGAACTCATCGATGCAGGCCATGGCCTGCCCGATGGCATACGCGTCGACGTGGACGGAAACCTGTGGTGTGGCTGGGGCGCTCCCGAGCCTGGCCTGGATGGGGTTCGCGTCTTCGCACCTGACGGTACTCCTATTGGACACATTGATCTGCCTGAGCGATGCGCCAACCTCTGCTTCGGCGGCCCGCGACGCAATCGCCTGCTGATGGCCTCCACAACCTCATTGTATTCGCTGTTCGTTAACACTCGCGGCGCCTGA
- a CDS encoding amidohydrolase family protein — MDDLNQVQASRRLFIKHTAIAAAAITLLGEATSQTFGASMSSPTNAPGMWDCHTHIYGPWDRFPLPANAAYTPAPAPFSDLLALHQRLGIEHGVLVQAAPYGTDHSAILAAIAESGGHYRGVGLIDETTTDEQLQVLHDGGLRGIRFNLMGHLPGARDPQKLRQLAERVAPFGWHVLVHGELHTLLPFLDQWKDLKTPLVIDHMARPDFTQPLDREELAALKKHLEHSARWIKLSGIDRAMQGQPGPWPQALDYVREFLEYAPERAIWGSDWPHPNIKGSPPDDRQLLNFIQQVCDSPALKQAVLVDNPARLYR; from the coding sequence ATGGACGATCTAAATCAAGTTCAGGCCTCACGACGCCTGTTCATCAAGCACACAGCCATCGCTGCAGCAGCTATCACCCTACTCGGCGAAGCAACCAGCCAGACATTTGGAGCCTCCATGTCCAGCCCAACCAATGCGCCTGGGATGTGGGATTGCCACACCCATATTTACGGCCCCTGGGATCGTTTCCCACTCCCTGCGAACGCCGCATACACTCCCGCCCCCGCGCCATTTTCAGATCTTCTGGCGTTGCATCAGCGCCTTGGCATTGAGCACGGTGTGCTTGTTCAAGCTGCACCCTATGGAACGGATCACTCCGCCATCCTGGCCGCAATCGCTGAGAGCGGTGGACACTACCGCGGCGTTGGTCTGATCGACGAAACAACCACCGATGAACAGCTGCAGGTTCTGCACGACGGCGGGCTGCGTGGCATCCGTTTCAATCTAATGGGGCACCTGCCGGGCGCACGGGATCCTCAAAAGCTGCGACAACTGGCCGAACGTGTTGCTCCATTTGGATGGCATGTGTTGGTTCACGGAGAACTACACACTTTGTTGCCGTTCCTGGACCAGTGGAAGGACCTGAAGACGCCTCTGGTCATTGATCACATGGCGCGCCCAGATTTCACCCAACCCCTCGATAGAGAAGAGCTTGCTGCTCTGAAGAAGCATCTTGAGCATTCGGCCCGATGGATCAAGCTCTCCGGTATCGATCGCGCCATGCAGGGTCAACCTGGCCCGTGGCCGCAGGCTCTGGATTACGTTCGCGAGTTTCTGGAGTATGCCCCGGAACGCGCGATTTGGGGCTCCGATTGGCCGCATCCAAACATCAAGGGCTCCCCTCCGGATGACCGCCAACTGCTCAACTTCATTCAACAGGTATGTGACAGCCCTGCACTGAAACAAGCCGTTCTGGTCGACAACCCGGCCCGCTTGTACCGCTGA
- a CDS encoding SDR family NAD(P)-dependent oxidoreductase has product MTEDIPTSDRLKGKVAIVTGAGCVGAGWGNGRAVAVLFALAGAKVFAVDRDLGAMEETLGRIREAGGEVTPYACDVTDSSAVAAMVEACKQAYGTVDILVNNVGGSAAGGAVALPEDKFDAQIALNLKSVYLTCKHVIPVMEAKGSGSIINTASTSGIRFTGSAQVAYAASKAGVIQLGRVTAVEYAPKGIRVNTVVPGQLHTPMVEVRLAGQRTGGDVNKLLDSRLARIPLGFMGDGRDTAYAALYLASDESRFVTGTEIVVDGGMTVRCG; this is encoded by the coding sequence ATGACTGAAGATATTCCAACCAGCGATCGCTTGAAAGGCAAGGTCGCCATCGTCACCGGTGCAGGTTGTGTGGGTGCCGGCTGGGGTAATGGCCGTGCCGTGGCAGTACTGTTCGCCCTTGCCGGCGCCAAGGTGTTCGCTGTCGATCGCGACCTCGGCGCCATGGAGGAAACGCTGGGCCGTATTCGTGAAGCGGGTGGTGAAGTGACGCCGTATGCCTGCGACGTCACCGACAGCTCAGCGGTAGCTGCCATGGTAGAAGCCTGCAAGCAAGCGTACGGGACTGTAGACATCCTGGTGAACAACGTCGGCGGCTCCGCCGCGGGTGGCGCAGTTGCCCTGCCAGAGGACAAGTTCGACGCCCAGATCGCTCTGAATCTGAAAAGTGTGTACCTGACCTGTAAACACGTGATCCCGGTAATGGAGGCAAAAGGCAGCGGCTCAATCATCAACACTGCTTCGACGTCTGGCATTCGGTTCACCGGCTCGGCGCAAGTCGCCTACGCCGCGAGCAAGGCCGGCGTCATCCAACTAGGCCGTGTTACTGCCGTTGAGTACGCCCCCAAAGGTATTCGCGTAAATACCGTGGTACCCGGTCAGCTGCATACGCCTATGGTCGAAGTCCGTCTCGCAGGGCAGCGCACCGGCGGCGACGTAAACAAGCTGCTCGACTCCCGCCTGGCTCGAATTCCACTGGGCTTCATGGGCGACGGTCGTGACACCGCTTACGCCGCGCTGTACCTGGCCAGTGATGAGTCGCGCTTCGTGACTGGTACCGAGATCGTCGTCGACGGCGGCATGACCGTTCGCTGCGGCTGA
- a CDS encoding carboxymuconolactone decarboxylase family protein: protein MNRLPPIDPQQLNDAQRVVYDRIANGPRKGVRGPLAIWLHRPELAECAQALGRYCRYDSCLEPRLSELAILLMGRHWLAEYEWAAHKPFALEAGLAPEIIDAIRDGKEPSFQKADEALVYRFVRELHDTRGISDGLYKEFIELLGNDAAVDLVGIAGYYTLISMTIKVFEVPPPAGVAPELPTTLN, encoded by the coding sequence ATGAATCGCTTGCCTCCCATTGATCCGCAACAACTGAATGACGCCCAGCGTGTCGTTTACGACCGCATCGCCAACGGCCCACGCAAAGGCGTCCGCGGCCCGCTCGCCATCTGGCTACATCGACCAGAACTGGCTGAGTGCGCCCAGGCCCTTGGTCGCTACTGCCGCTACGACAGCTGCCTGGAACCGCGCCTCTCTGAATTGGCCATTCTGCTGATGGGGCGTCATTGGCTCGCAGAGTATGAGTGGGCTGCACATAAACCGTTTGCTCTGGAGGCCGGCCTGGCTCCCGAGATCATCGACGCCATACGCGATGGGAAAGAGCCGAGCTTTCAGAAAGCCGATGAGGCGTTGGTTTATCGCTTCGTTCGTGAACTGCACGATACCCGCGGCATTAGCGACGGCCTCTACAAAGAGTTCATTGAGCTGCTGGGTAACGACGCCGCAGTCGATCTCGTTGGCATTGCCGGCTACTACACGCTGATTTCCATGACTATCAAGGTCTTCGAAGTGCCGCCACCGGCTGGTGTCGCTCCCGAACTGCCTACCACGTTGAATTGA
- a CDS encoding C4-dicarboxylate transporter DctA: MNQLKKLHVQVLIALVAAVILGFAAPTWATAMKPLGQAFIALLKMMLAPIVFVTLVHGLTHVQDMRKLGRLGMKSLLYFEVVSTVAMLVGFVLVNVVEPGVGLHATGMNESSAAIKATAAAGEVSVITYLLSLIPHTLVDAFAKGDIIQVLLISVLAGIAINRTCGPESVAVRAIDEAQTILFKMLSFIMKLAPLGAFGAMAAAIGSYGGDTLLYLLKLIAVYYAASLLFVFGVLGTISWSVGLPFMTVLRLIRDEILLVFGTASGEVAFPRLIEKLKRTGCDEVVVGFVLPAGYSFNLDGTAIYMAIAIGFIAQATDTPFSLWQQAGLLAILSITSKGGTTVAGGAFIKLAATLQSVQTLPLSGLGLLFGIDRIMATATALTNIVGNTIAVFAIARWEGAFDPEAFERETGRAPGRSLLRPSDVSAAQVTAPEAVAQAQPQSQSQTQHS; the protein is encoded by the coding sequence ATGAACCAGTTGAAGAAGCTCCACGTTCAGGTGCTGATAGCACTTGTCGCTGCCGTCATCCTCGGTTTCGCCGCGCCCACCTGGGCCACTGCCATGAAACCTCTCGGACAAGCCTTTATTGCGCTCCTGAAAATGATGCTCGCTCCAATCGTCTTCGTGACCTTGGTGCATGGCCTCACCCACGTCCAGGACATGCGCAAGCTAGGCCGGCTTGGCATGAAATCACTGCTCTATTTTGAAGTCGTCAGCACGGTCGCGATGCTCGTAGGCTTTGTGTTGGTGAACGTTGTCGAGCCAGGTGTTGGGCTGCATGCCACAGGGATGAACGAGTCTTCGGCTGCCATCAAGGCTACAGCCGCAGCAGGCGAGGTCTCGGTCATCACCTACCTGCTGAGCTTGATCCCGCACACCCTTGTGGATGCTTTCGCCAAAGGCGACATCATCCAAGTCCTGCTGATCTCAGTACTGGCCGGTATTGCTATCAACCGTACGTGCGGGCCAGAGTCCGTAGCAGTGCGCGCAATTGACGAAGCTCAAACCATCCTCTTCAAGATGCTCAGCTTCATCATGAAGCTGGCCCCCCTCGGCGCATTTGGCGCGATGGCCGCTGCGATCGGTAGCTACGGTGGCGACACCCTTCTTTACCTTCTCAAGCTCATCGCCGTCTACTACGCCGCCTCGCTCCTGTTCGTGTTCGGAGTGCTCGGCACCATCAGCTGGTCGGTTGGCCTGCCGTTCATGACCGTGCTGCGGTTGATCCGCGATGAAATTCTGCTTGTGTTCGGTACCGCTTCTGGTGAAGTCGCGTTCCCGCGGCTTATCGAGAAACTGAAACGTACTGGTTGTGATGAAGTGGTTGTTGGTTTTGTGCTGCCGGCCGGTTACAGCTTCAATCTGGACGGTACGGCGATCTATATGGCAATCGCTATCGGATTCATTGCGCAAGCCACCGACACTCCGTTCTCGCTCTGGCAACAGGCCGGCTTGCTGGCAATCCTCAGCATTACCTCCAAAGGCGGTACAACGGTTGCAGGTGGTGCTTTCATCAAGCTGGCAGCCACCCTGCAGTCTGTACAGACCCTTCCGCTGAGCGGCTTGGGCCTTCTGTTCGGCATTGATCGGATCATGGCGACAGCAACAGCCCTGACCAACATCGTTGGCAACACCATCGCCGTTTTCGCAATCGCCCGCTGGGAGGGTGCTTTTGATCCGGAAGCGTTCGAACGTGAAACGGGCCGTGCCCCTGGCCGCAGCCTGCTGCGCCCCTCGGATGTCAGCGCAGCTCAAGTAACTGCCCCCGAAGCTGTTGCGCAAGCCCAACCCCAGTCTCAATCGCAAACCCAGCACTCGTAA